A region of the Corynebacterium renale genome:
AGGCCAGCGAGCGGGCTGCGCAGGCGCTGCATCAATGGGAACGTGCCGGTGACGTCTTGGAGGCCGTGAACCAGAATGGTGAAGAGGAAGAAGAGGCTGGGGGTTCGCCAATGTCCGCGGCGGTGTCCAGCTTCCTGTGCTTCGGTACCGGCGCGTTTGTCCCACTGATTCCGTTCATCTTTGGGGCTTCACCAGCGCTCGGAGGTGTTGTGGCGCTGGTCCTGGTGTCTATTGCGCTGCTGATTACCGGTGGTCTGACGGGTATTCTGTCTGGCAAACCGCCGGCTAAGCGGGCGTTGCGCCAGCTGCTCATCGGCTTGGCATCCGCAGGTGTGACGTATGTTCTAGGGTTGCTTTTCGGCCTGGTTATTGGTTAAGCGCTTCTTGACAGGAAGGGCAGTAACCGTACACTTCAGCGTCGTGGGAATGCACGGTGTACCCGTGTTCCTTGGCCACGGTCCGGGCCCACGTTTCCACGGGGCCGCCGTCGATTTCTTCCGTGCGCCCGCACCGGGTGCACACCAAGTGGTGGTGATGCTCATCGCTTAAGCAATGGCGGTAGAGGGTCTGCCCGCCGGCCATTGTGATTTCATCGACCGCACCAATTTCCGCCAGTGCCTGGAGGGTTCGGTACACCGTGGTCAGGCCTACGGTGTGCCCCGATTCAGTGAGGGTTTCATGGATAGTTTTCGCTGACGCAAACGCATTGAGATTCTTCAGAGTGTCGATGACGGCTTCGCGCTGCTTGGTGTTGCGCTGGCCAAGTTTGGGCGTATTGCGCTGGGCTAAAGGTTTCACCGGACTTCACACACTTTCGGGCACGGGACTTTTTGAATGCTTAATGAAACTCTAGCAGGAACGTGCATATCCCATCAGGTGTTCTCCTGTGGAAACGTGGGTTAAAAGTCTTCCAACGAAGGCGATTCCTCGACTGCAATCTTGTGTGCCAGGGCGATAAGGTCCAGCACGCTGGTCTTGTTCAGGTGGTAAATCATTGCCCGGCCCTGGCGTGTGCAGGTGACCACGCCGGTCTCTTTGAGGATTTTGAGATTTTGGCTCACCAGTGGTTGAGATTTTGCGACAGCTTGCACCATCTCGCCGACAGTGCGGTTGCCGTCGGCAAGCAAAAAGATCAACTGCATGCGTAAAGGAGATGATATCGCCGAAAGAAGAACTGAAGCTGG
Encoded here:
- a CDS encoding Fur family transcriptional regulator, which codes for MKPLAQRNTPKLGQRNTKQREAVIDTLKNLNAFASAKTIHETLTESGHTVGLTTVYRTLQALAEIGAVDEITMAGGQTLYRHCLSDEHHHHLVCTRCGRTEEIDGGPVETWARTVAKEHGYTVHSHDAEVYGYCPSCQEALNQ
- a CDS encoding ArsR/SmtB family transcription factor, which codes for MPYSSRGDSVSPASVLLSAISSPLRMQLIFLLADGNRTVGEMVQAVAKSQPLVSQNLKILKETGVVTCTRQGRAMIYHLNKTSVLDLIALAHKIAVEESPSLEDF